In Carettochelys insculpta isolate YL-2023 chromosome 11, ASM3395843v1, whole genome shotgun sequence, a genomic segment contains:
- the PTPDC1 gene encoding protein tyrosine phosphatase domain-containing protein 1 isoform X2, with the protein MGRRHSSSDPLLRILQRRRSSAVEVLSSSTHRVMVAISSVNPAELNATFPEKKRNSRRPTAKYTKVGERLRHVIPGHMQCSMACGGRACKYENPARWSDQEQAIKGLYSSWVTDNILAMARPSTEIIEKYNIIEQFQRCDIKTVINLQRPGEHASCGNPLEQESGFTYLPEAFMEDGIYFYNFGWKDYGVASLTTILDMVKVMAFALQEGRVAIHCHAGLGRTGVLIACYLVFATRMTADQAILFVRAKRPNSIQTRGQLLCVREFTQFLIPLRNVFACCEPNVHSVTLSQYLIRQRHLLHGYESRHLKYVPKLIDLVCKLLLDLAENRQVIEEELLDIPDLSSEIEETVSQLDATQLDKELTRQNSDPSEPFTHSEEGNVMFETQDSFFSDAHKYDPLWKRRNVESLQPLTHSKRRLSYSDSYLSRTSFLLEQAENPWTVPTQVSLFDKLKQQNARDHLLCADNQTPQLDLNKDALVRSTFIFWSQGKFSLDGQSNFYRKKSPKEVQRSKTFSSGFEHEHNDREAKTQKCGFVKEICYREKRKTNACGRGICASEDSDNSALEEEEEKESSIGYKSQDSKDLLEEIPHIVLQSELSLEARRILAAKALADLNEFMGEEEVKQKVETWQKELNSRDGAWDRLCAERDPFVLCSLMWSWIEQLKEPVITKEDIDMLSQKCTESPETLTLLKKEQYQTIVCILHCVVNLQTIPADVEEAVLNRAIKAFTKTSTDSENGPEVYNTLRKVFKQTLEAKKKEPKEETDNSP; encoded by the exons ATG GGTCGGAGGCATTCTTCCTCTGATCCCCTTCTTCGCATACTCCAAAGGCGTCGGAGTTCAGCTGTAGAGGTACTCTCATCATCCACACACCGTGTTATGGTGGCCATATCATCTGTAAACCCTGCAGAGCTGAATGCAACTTTTCCTGAGAAAAAAA GAAATTCAAGGCGTCCAACTGCAAAATATACTAAGGTAGGAGAACGCCTTCGCCATGTCATTCCTGGTCATATGCAGTGTTCAATGGCATGTGGTGGACGTGCTTGCAAGTATGAAAACCCAGCTCGATGGAGTGACCAAGAGCAAGCCATTAAAGGACTTTATTCTTCTTG GGTAACAGATAACATATTGGCCATGGCTCGACCCTCAACAGAAATTATTGAGAAGTATAACATTATTGAGCAGTTTCAAAG ATGTGACATAAAAACTGTAATTAACCTTCAACGCCCTGGGGAGCATGCTAGCTGTGGGAATCCTCTGGAACAAGAGAGTGGCTTTACCTACCTTCCTGAAGCTTTCATGGAGGATGGAA tttatttttataattttggaTGGAAGGATTATGGCGTGGCATCTCTCACTACTATACTGGATATGGTAAAAGTGATGGCTTTTGCCTTGCAGGAAGGGAGGGTAGCTATTCATTGTCATGCTGGACTTGGCCGAACAG GTGTTTTAATAGCTTGTTACTTAGTTTTTGCAACAAGAATGACTGCTGATCAAGCAATTCTTTTTGTTCGGGCAAAAAGGCCTAATTCTATTCAAACTAGAGGTCAGTTATTGTGTGTAAGAGAATTCACTCAATTTTTGATCCCTCTAAGAAATGTGTTTGCTTGCTGCGAGCCCAATGTACACTCAGTTACTCTGTCCCAGTATCTGATCCGGCAGAGGCACCTGCTGCATGGTTATGAGAGTAGACACCTCAAGTATGTGCCAAAACTGATAGATCTGGTTTGCAAACTGCTTTTGGACTTGGCTGAAAACAGGCAAGTGATAGAGGAGGAATTGTTAGATATACCAGATCTCTCTTCTGAAATTGAAGAGACTGTTTCTCAGTTGGACGCTACACAACTAGATAAAGAGTTAACAAGACAGAACAGTGACCCATCAGAACCATTCACCCACTCAGAAGAGGGAAATGTCATGTTTGAAACCCAGGATTCTTTTTTCTCCGATGCACACAAATATGATCCTCTTTGGAAGAGGCGGAATGTTGAAAGCCTTCAGCCTTTGACTCATTCAAAAAGACGACTAAGCTATAGTGACTCATACTTAAGCAGAACTTCATTTCTCTTGGAACAAGCAGAAAATCCATGGACAGTGCCTACACAAGTATCACTCTTTGACAAACTTAAGCAGCAGAATGCCAGGGACCATCTTCTCTGTGCAGACAATCAAACTCCTCAGCTGGATTTAAACAAAGATGCCTTAGTTCGTAGTACGTTTATTTTCTGGAGTCAAGGTAAATTCAGTTTAGATGGACAAAGCAATTTCTATAGAAAAAAATCTCCCAAAGAAGTGCAGCGTAGTAAAACGTTTTCCTCAGGTTTTGAACATGAACACAATGACAGGGAAGCAAAAACACAAAAATGTGGTTTTGTAAAGGAAATTTGTTACAGAGAAAAGCGGAAGACTAATGCCTGTGGCAGAGGAATTTGTGCATCTGAGGACTCTGATAATTCTGctttagaagaagaagaagaaaaagaatcaTCTATTGGATATAAAAGTCAAGATAGTAAAGATCTATTGGAAGAAATTCCACACATTGTTTTGCAATCAGAATTAAGTTTGGAGGCTCGAAGAATTTTGGCAGCTAAAGCCCTTGCAGATCTTAATGAATttatgggagaggaggaggtgaagCAGAAGGTGGAAACGTGGCAG aaAGAACTGAATTCTCGAGATGGAGCTTGGGATAGACTTTGTGCCGAGAGAGATCCTTTTGTCCTTTGCAGCTTGATGTGGTCCTGGATAGAGCAACTAAAAGAACCTGTTATAACCAAAGAGGATATTGACATGCTGTCACAAAAATGCACAGAATCACCAGAAACACTTACCTTACTAAAAAAG GAACAGTATCAGACTATTGTTTGTATTTTGCACTGTGTAGTGAATTTGCAGACAATACCAGCTGATGTGGAGGAAGCTGTACTTAACCGGGCCATTAAAGCTTTCACTAAG aCGAGTACAGATTCTGAAAATGGGCCAGAGGTTTACAACACCCTAAGAAAAGTGTTTAAACAAACACTGGAAGCAAAAAAAAAGGAGCCGAAAGAAGAAACAGATAATTCCCCTTGA
- the PTPDC1 gene encoding protein tyrosine phosphatase domain-containing protein 1 isoform X9, with protein MNENMLLKIKCVDSVKHFSTWNAFLRVTDNILAMARPSTEIIEKYNIIEQFQRCDIKTVINLQRPGEHASCGNPLEQESGFTYLPEAFMEDGIYFYNFGWKDYGVASLTTILDMVKVMAFALQEGRVAIHCHAGLGRTGVLIACYLVFATRMTADQAILFVRAKRPNSIQTRGQLLCVREFTQFLIPLRNVFACCEPNVHSVTLSQYLIRQRHLLHGYESRHLKYVPKLIDLVCKLLLDLAENRQVIEEELLDIPDLSSEIEETVSQLDATQLDKELTRQNSDPSEPFTHSEEGNVMFETQDSFFSDAHKYDPLWKRRNVESLQPLTHSKRRLSYSDSYLSRTSFLLEQAENPWTVPTQVSLFDKLKQQNARDHLLCADNQTPQLDLNKDALVRSTFIFWSQGKFSLDGQSNFYRKKSPKEVQRSKTFSSGFEHEHNDREAKTQKCGFVKEICYREKRKTNACGRGICASEDSDNSALEEEEEKESSIGYKSQDSKDLLEEIPHIVLQSELSLEARRILAAKALADLNEFMGEEEVKQKVETWQKELNSRDGAWDRLCAERDPFVLCSLMWSWIEQLKEPVITKEDIDMLSQKCTESPETLTLLKKEQYQTIVCILHCVVNLQTIPADVEEAVLNRAIKAFTKTSTDSENGPEVYNTLRKVFKQTLEAKKKEPKEETDNSP; from the exons atgaatgaaaacatgtTATTGAAGATAAAATGTGTGGATTCAGTGAAGCATTTTTCCACATGGAATGCATTTTTAag GGTAACAGATAACATATTGGCCATGGCTCGACCCTCAACAGAAATTATTGAGAAGTATAACATTATTGAGCAGTTTCAAAG ATGTGACATAAAAACTGTAATTAACCTTCAACGCCCTGGGGAGCATGCTAGCTGTGGGAATCCTCTGGAACAAGAGAGTGGCTTTACCTACCTTCCTGAAGCTTTCATGGAGGATGGAA tttatttttataattttggaTGGAAGGATTATGGCGTGGCATCTCTCACTACTATACTGGATATGGTAAAAGTGATGGCTTTTGCCTTGCAGGAAGGGAGGGTAGCTATTCATTGTCATGCTGGACTTGGCCGAACAG GTGTTTTAATAGCTTGTTACTTAGTTTTTGCAACAAGAATGACTGCTGATCAAGCAATTCTTTTTGTTCGGGCAAAAAGGCCTAATTCTATTCAAACTAGAGGTCAGTTATTGTGTGTAAGAGAATTCACTCAATTTTTGATCCCTCTAAGAAATGTGTTTGCTTGCTGCGAGCCCAATGTACACTCAGTTACTCTGTCCCAGTATCTGATCCGGCAGAGGCACCTGCTGCATGGTTATGAGAGTAGACACCTCAAGTATGTGCCAAAACTGATAGATCTGGTTTGCAAACTGCTTTTGGACTTGGCTGAAAACAGGCAAGTGATAGAGGAGGAATTGTTAGATATACCAGATCTCTCTTCTGAAATTGAAGAGACTGTTTCTCAGTTGGACGCTACACAACTAGATAAAGAGTTAACAAGACAGAACAGTGACCCATCAGAACCATTCACCCACTCAGAAGAGGGAAATGTCATGTTTGAAACCCAGGATTCTTTTTTCTCCGATGCACACAAATATGATCCTCTTTGGAAGAGGCGGAATGTTGAAAGCCTTCAGCCTTTGACTCATTCAAAAAGACGACTAAGCTATAGTGACTCATACTTAAGCAGAACTTCATTTCTCTTGGAACAAGCAGAAAATCCATGGACAGTGCCTACACAAGTATCACTCTTTGACAAACTTAAGCAGCAGAATGCCAGGGACCATCTTCTCTGTGCAGACAATCAAACTCCTCAGCTGGATTTAAACAAAGATGCCTTAGTTCGTAGTACGTTTATTTTCTGGAGTCAAGGTAAATTCAGTTTAGATGGACAAAGCAATTTCTATAGAAAAAAATCTCCCAAAGAAGTGCAGCGTAGTAAAACGTTTTCCTCAGGTTTTGAACATGAACACAATGACAGGGAAGCAAAAACACAAAAATGTGGTTTTGTAAAGGAAATTTGTTACAGAGAAAAGCGGAAGACTAATGCCTGTGGCAGAGGAATTTGTGCATCTGAGGACTCTGATAATTCTGctttagaagaagaagaagaaaaagaatcaTCTATTGGATATAAAAGTCAAGATAGTAAAGATCTATTGGAAGAAATTCCACACATTGTTTTGCAATCAGAATTAAGTTTGGAGGCTCGAAGAATTTTGGCAGCTAAAGCCCTTGCAGATCTTAATGAATttatgggagaggaggaggtgaagCAGAAGGTGGAAACGTGGCAG aaAGAACTGAATTCTCGAGATGGAGCTTGGGATAGACTTTGTGCCGAGAGAGATCCTTTTGTCCTTTGCAGCTTGATGTGGTCCTGGATAGAGCAACTAAAAGAACCTGTTATAACCAAAGAGGATATTGACATGCTGTCACAAAAATGCACAGAATCACCAGAAACACTTACCTTACTAAAAAAG GAACAGTATCAGACTATTGTTTGTATTTTGCACTGTGTAGTGAATTTGCAGACAATACCAGCTGATGTGGAGGAAGCTGTACTTAACCGGGCCATTAAAGCTTTCACTAAG aCGAGTACAGATTCTGAAAATGGGCCAGAGGTTTACAACACCCTAAGAAAAGTGTTTAAACAAACACTGGAAGCAAAAAAAAAGGAGCCGAAAGAAGAAACAGATAATTCCCCTTGA